A window from Chiroxiphia lanceolata isolate bChiLan1 chromosome 3, bChiLan1.pri, whole genome shotgun sequence encodes these proteins:
- the HTR1E gene encoding 5-hydroxytryptamine receptor 1E has product MNFTNCTTEASGAAKPKTVTEKMLVTLTLTTITTLTMLLNSAVIAAISTTKKLHQPANYLICSLAVTDLLVAVLVMPLSITYIMIDKWTLGYFICEIWLSVDMTCCTCSILHLCVIALDRYWAITDAIEYARKRTAKRAGLMIVTVWAISIFISMPPLFWRNHHSINIPSECRIQHDHVIYTIYSTFGAFYIPLTLILILYYRIYHAAKSLYQKRGSSRHLSNRSTDSQNSFASCKLTQTFCVSDFSTSDPTTEFDKINASVRIPPFENDLDLAGDRQQISTTRERKAARILGLILGAFILSWLPFFIKELLVGLHICTVSPEVADFLTWLGYVNSLINPLLYTSFNEDFKLAFRKLIRCREHT; this is encoded by the coding sequence ATGAATTTCACAAATTGCACCACTGAAGCCAGTGGGGCTGCAAAGCCAAAAACAGTAACTGAAAAGATGCTTGTTACCCTGACCTTGACCACAATCACAACCTTGACTATGCTGCTGAATTCTGCTGTAATTGCAGCAATCTCCACAACCAAGAAGCTCCACCAGCCGGCAAATTATCTCATATGTTCACTAGCTGTGACAGATCTCCTTGTTGCTGTTCTCGTCATGCCCTTGAGCATCACTTACATAATGATAGATAAATGGACTTTGGGATACTTCATCTGTGAGATCTGGCTTAGCGTCGACATGACCTGTTGCACATGTTCAATCCTTCATCTGTGTGTCATTGCATTGGACAGGTACTGGGCAATCACAGACGCTATCGAATACGCCAGGAAAAGAACGGCAAAGAGGGCTGGGCTGATGATAGTCACCGTGTGGGCTATCTCCATTTTCATATCAATGCCCCCTTTGTTTTGGAGAAATCACCACAGCATCAATATTCCCAGCGAGTGTCGCATTCAGCACGATCATGTAATCTACACTATTTATTCCACATTTGGGGCATTTTACATACCCTTGACTTTGATCCTGATCCTGTACTATAGAATTTACCACGCTGCAAAGAGCCTTTACCAAAAGCGGGGTTCAAGCCGCCACCTCAGCAACAGAAGCACAGATAGCCAAAACTCTTTTGCCAGCTGCAAGCTCACACAGACATTCTGCGTCTCAGACTTTTCCACGTCTGACCCGACCACGGAGTTTGATAAAATCAACGCATCCGTGAGGATCCCACCTTTTGAGAATGACTTGGACCTGGCTGGCGACCGGCAGCAGATCTCCACGACACGGGAGCGAAAGGCTGCTCGCATTTTGGGGCTGATTTTAGGTGCTTTCATTTTGTCCTGGTTACCCTTTTTCATCAAGGAACTGCTTGTGGGCCTCCACATTTGCACTGTCTCTCCAGAAGTAGCGGACTTCTTGACCTGGCTTGGATATGTCAACTCCCTCATCAACCCTTTGCTGTACACGAGCTTCAATGAGGATTTCAAGCTGGCCTTTAGAAAGCTTATCAGGTGTCGGGaacatacataa